Proteins from a single region of Hordeum vulgare subsp. vulgare chromosome 6H, MorexV3_pseudomolecules_assembly, whole genome shotgun sequence:
- the LOC123402465 gene encoding C2 and GRAM domain-containing protein At1g03370-like has product MRLTVRVIGARNLRAMDFNGFSDPYVKLQVGKQRFKTKVVKMNLNPEWDQEFSFVAADVREVLKLDVYDEDMIGTDDFLGQVRVTLEDLLAVENFSLGTRWYQLLPKTKSDKAVDCGEICLAISLETAGATRSWSDDLATELTGTRKEYSLASSQSAGSSSAALAYEENEASKEDNVNEYFSDGTEVPEEDKCGEVRAPEDRFNGIPTEISNEAETSKTEKLDKPSLVDRVYQMFAKKNDDISSTSLRKTEASEEVQQATAVFEAPLSQNSDICSDVTFDELLGSFESRHEEVEMPVNLQGILVNQSYFTSPSDLNNLLFSPDSDFRQTLVQLQNCTDFKTEPWRIDNDGESLKRVISYTTAPSKLVKAVKATEEQSYLKANGKEYSVLLSASTPDVPCGTYFRTEVLFRIMPGPELDSEQQTSHLVISWRMNFLQSTMMKSLIENGARQGLEQNYSQFSDLLSEKIKPIDVDDAGSDKEQVLASLQGGQESDWKIAFLYFCNFGVLSSLFVALYIGVHVSLVNSGAVQGLEFPGLDLPDSLSEIVMGGLLFLQVQHIFKKIICFFQAREQKVGDHGVKAQGDGWLLTVALIEGTKLAPVDATGFSDPYVVFTCNGKTKTSSIKFQTLEPQWNDIFEFDAMDDPPSVMNVHVYDFDGPFDEVTSLGHAEINFVKSNLSELADVWIPLEGNLAKSRQSKLHLRIFLNNSKGTGMVTEYLSKMEKEVGKKMTLRSPRTNTAFQELFSLPAEEFLISSFTCYLKRKLPTQGHLFLSPRIIGFYSSMFGRKTKFFFLWEDIEDIQAIPPSLSTWSPSLSITLHRGRGMDAKHGAKSVESGKLKFSLQSFASFSVANRTIMALWKARSLSSESKVQIAEEQSQNNTLQSEDSGIFVGVDDSKSLQMSEVFSSTISANMNSLLEVFEGGSLEMKVMEKVGCLKYSATQWESDKPDEYQRQIHYKFSRKLSPVGGEVTGTQLKSPMPNKKGWIIEEVMELQGVLLGDFFTLHIKYQFEDLAPKQKVCSVQVYLGIEWSKTTRHQKRIEKNVLSSSSARLKEMFSLASKQLSSTR; this is encoded by the exons ATGCGGCTGACTGTGCGTGTGATCGGGGCGCGCAACCTGCGCGCCATGGATTTCAACGGGTTCAGCGACCCGTATGTGAAACTGCAGGTTGGGAAGCAGCGGTTCAAGACCAAGGTGGTCAAGATGAACCTGAACCCGGAGTGGGATCAGGAGTTCAGCTTCGTCGCCGCCGATGTCCGGGAGGTGCTCAAGTTAGATGTCTACGATGAAGACATGATCGGGACTGATGACTTCCTGGGCCAGGTGAGGGTGACACTGGAGGATCTTCTGGCCGTGGAGAACTTCTCGCTCGGTACGCGCTGGTACCAGCTTCTTCCCAAGACCAAGAGTGACAAGGCAGTTGATTGTG GGGAGATTTGTCTTGCAATATCTTTAGAAACAGCTGGGGCCACACGATCATGGTCAGATGATCTTGCAACTGAACTAACTGGTACACGGAAAGAGTATTCATTGGCATCAAGTCAAAGTGCAGGATCATCATCGGCTGCATTAgcttatgaagaaaatgaagcttCTAAAGAAGATAATGTTAATGAGTATTTTTCTGATGGAACTGAAGTCCCTGAAGAGGACAAATGTGGCGAAGTGAGAGCTCCAGAGGACAGGTTTAATGGGATTCCTACTGAAATTTCTAATGAAGCCGAAACTTCTAAAACAGAAAAGCTTGACAAGCCCTCGCTTGTTGATCGTGTCTATCAAATGTTTGCCAAGAAAAATGATGATATTTCGTCAACATCATTGAGAAAGACCGAGGCTTCAGAAGAAGTTCAACAAGCAACAGCAGTATTTGAGGCTCCTTTAAGCCAAAATAGTGACATTTGTTCAGATGTTACATTTGATGAACTACTGGGGTCTTTTGAATCAAGGCACGAAGAAGTCGAAATGCCTGTGAATTTACAAGGAATTCTTGTTAATCAGTCATATTTTACGTCGCCCAGTGATTTGAATAACCTTCTCTTCTCACCAGATTCAGATTTCCGGCAAACATTGGTTCAGCTTCAGAATTGTACTGATTTCAAAACTGAACCGTGGAGAATTGATAATGATGGAGAGTCCCTGAAGAGAGTGATAAGTTACACAACTGCACCATCCAAATTGGTTAAAGCTGTAAAGGCAACAGAGGAACAATCTTATTTGAAGGCTAATGGAAAAGAGTATTCAGTTTTGTTGAGTGCTAGCACTCCTGATGTTCCTTGTGGTACTTATTTTCGGACAGAGGTTCTTTTCCGTATTATGCCAGGCCCTGAACTTGATTCTGAGCAACAGACTTCACATTTGGTAATTTCTTGGCGCATGAATTTTCTTCAGAGTACTATGATGAAAAGTCTTATAGAAAATGGAGCAAGACAAGGCTTGGAGCAAAATTATTCACAGTTCTCTGATCTACTGTCAGAGAAGATCAAGCCCATTGATGTAGACGATGCTGGATCAGATAAAGAGCAGGTCTTAGCTTCATTGCAAGGGGGGCAGGAGTCTGATTGGAAGATAGCATTCCTATACTTCTGCAACTTTGGTGTCTTGTCCTCTCTTTTTGTTGCCTTGTACATTGGTGTTCATGTTTCACTAGTGAATTCAGGTGCAGTTCAGGGACTTGAGTTTCCTGGATTAGATTTGCCAGATTCTCTCAGTGAGATTGTTATGGGTGGGCTATTGTTTCTTCAGGTGCAACACATATTTAagaaaattatatgtttttttcAGGCAAGAGAACAAAAAG TTGGTGATCATGGTGTCAAAGCACAAGGCGATGGATGGTTGCTAACAGTCGCCTTAATTGAGGGAACCAAGTTGGCACCAGTTGATGCTACTGGTTTCTCTGATCCTTATGTGGTATTTACTTGCAATGGTAAAACCAAAACAAGTTCAATCAAGTTCCAAACACTTGAACCTCAGTGGAACG ACATCTTTGAGTTTGATGCCATGGATGATCCTCCATCAGTGATGAATGTACATGTATATGATTTTGATGGACCATTTGACGAAGTTACCTCTCTTGGACATGCTGAAATCAACTTTGTCAAATCAAATCTGTCAGAGCTAGCGGATGTATGGATTCCTCTTGAAGGTAACTTGGCTAAGTCCAGGCAATCTAAGTTACACCTAAGAATCTTCTTGAACAACTCAAAGGGCACTGGTATGGTCACTGAGTATCTGAGCAAAATGGAGAAAGAAGTTGGTAAGAAG ATGACGTTGCGGTCTCCTCGAACTAATACTGCATTCCAGGAGCTCTTCTCTCTGCCCGCAGAAGAATTTCTAATCAGCAGTTTTACATGCTACTTGAAGCGGAAATTGCCTACACAG GGCCATCTTTTCTTGTCTCCAAGAATAATTGGGTTTTATTCAAGCATGTTTGGCCGGAaaacaaagtttttctttctatgGGAGGATATTGAAGACATACAGGCAATTCCCCCATCGCTATCGACATGGAGTCCATCCCTTTCAATAACTCTTCACAGAGGTAGAGGCATGGATGCAAAGCATGGTGCAAAGAGCGTAGAGAGTGGAAAGCTGAAGTTTTCTCTGCAATCTTTTGCATCATTTAGTGTGGCCAATAG GACAATAATGGCGTTATGGAAAGCAAGATCATTGAGCTCCGAGTCTAAAGTACAGATTGCTGAGGAACAATCTCAAAATAATACACTTCAAAGTGAGGACAGTGGAATTTTTGTAGGTGTTGACGATTCCAAGAGCCTTCAGATGAGTGAAGTTTTCTCGTCAACCATTTCTGCTAAT ATGAATTCACTTCTGGAGGTGTTCGAAGGAGGTTCGTTGGAGATGAAAGTCATGGAGAAAGTTGGATGCCTCAAATACTCGGCTACACAATGGGAATCAGATAAACCCGATGAATATCAAAGACAAATTCATTACAAGTTTAGCAGGAAGTTGTCTCCTGTTGGAGGAGAAGTGACTGGGACCCAGCTGAAATCTCCTATGCCCAATAAGAAAGGGTGGATTATTGAAGAGGTGATGGAACTTCAAGGCGTCCTTCTTGGTGACTTCTTCACG CTTCATATAAAGTATCAATTCGAAGACCTTGCTCCTAAACAAAAGGTGTGCAGTGTCCAAGTCTATCTTGGAATTGAATGGTCAAAGACCACCAGGCATCAGAAGAGAATCGAGAAGAATGTTCTTTCCAGTTCATCTGCTCGCCTGAAGGAGATGTTCAGCCTTGCATCCAAGCAACTCTCGAGCACCAGATAG